The following proteins come from a genomic window of Corynebacterium falsenii:
- a CDS encoding IS256 family transposase encodes MTAAHIVDPTRVLDQALGQASPDLLRSLLATMINMLASADADQVAGAEYGRPDPDRLVQRNGYRHRDLDTRVGTVDVAIPKLRQGSYFPEWLLERRKRAESAMITVVADAYPAGVSTRRMDKLVKQLGIDSLSKSQVSRMAADLDAQVEAFRHRPLGEAGPFTFVAADALTMKVREAGRVINAVVLTATGVNADGHREVLGLQVATAETGPAWNTFFADLVARGLSGVRLVTSDAHAGLREAIAANLPGAAWQRCRTHYAANLMSVCPKSLWPAVKAMLHSVYDQPSPAAVDAQFDRLLDYVEAKLPQVHAHLDAARADLLAFTSFPVDVWRQIWSNNPQERLNKEIRRRTDAVGIFPNREAVIRLVGAVLAEQTDEWAEGRRYLGLEVLERSRIPQTPVSEDQTRLEGADHIPPELTA; translated from the coding sequence ATGACCGCTGCCCATATTGTCGACCCGACGCGGGTCCTGGACCAAGCCCTGGGCCAGGCCTCCCCGGACCTGTTGCGCTCACTGCTGGCCACGATGATCAACATGCTGGCGTCGGCCGATGCCGACCAGGTCGCCGGCGCGGAGTACGGCCGCCCCGATCCCGACCGCCTCGTCCAGCGCAACGGCTACCGTCACCGCGACCTGGACACCCGGGTCGGCACCGTGGATGTGGCGATCCCCAAGCTCCGCCAGGGCAGCTACTTCCCAGAGTGGCTGCTGGAGCGGCGCAAGCGCGCCGAGTCGGCGATGATCACCGTGGTCGCCGACGCCTACCCGGCCGGGGTCTCCACCCGCCGGATGGACAAGCTCGTCAAGCAGCTGGGTATCGACTCCTTGTCGAAGTCCCAGGTCTCGCGGATGGCCGCCGACCTCGACGCCCAGGTCGAGGCCTTCCGCCACCGACCGCTGGGCGAGGCGGGCCCGTTCACGTTCGTGGCCGCCGACGCCCTGACGATGAAGGTCCGGGAAGCCGGACGGGTCATCAACGCGGTCGTGCTGACCGCGACCGGGGTCAACGCTGACGGCCACCGGGAGGTCCTGGGCCTCCAGGTCGCCACCGCTGAGACCGGGCCGGCCTGGAACACGTTCTTCGCCGATCTGGTGGCCCGGGGCCTGTCCGGGGTGCGGCTGGTCACCTCGGATGCCCATGCCGGGCTGAGGGAGGCGATCGCGGCGAACCTGCCCGGGGCGGCCTGGCAGCGGTGCCGGACCCACTACGCGGCCAATCTGATGAGCGTGTGCCCCAAGAGCCTGTGGCCGGCGGTCAAGGCCATGCTCCACTCGGTCTACGACCAGCCGTCCCCGGCCGCCGTCGACGCCCAGTTCGACCGGCTGCTGGACTATGTGGAGGCCAAGCTTCCCCAGGTCCATGCCCACCTGGACGCCGCGCGGGCCGACCTGTTGGCGTTCACGAGTTTCCCGGTCGACGTGTGGCGCCAGATCTGGTCGAACAATCCCCAGGAGCGGCTGAACAAGGAGATCCGGAGGCGTACCGATGCCGTGGGGATCTTCCCCAACAGGGAGGCCGTCATCCGGCTCGTCGGGGCCGTGCTGGCCGAGCAGACCGATGAGTGGGCCGAGGGCCGGCGCTACCTGGGCCTGGAGGTCCTGGAACGCTCACGGATCCCTCAGACCCCCGTCAGCGAAGACCAGACCCGCCTGGAAGGAGCAGACCACATCCCACCCGAACTGACAGCCTGA
- a CDS encoding NRAMP family divalent metal transporter: MSAAALPSARVRSRGRLSALWGPGLIVMLADTDAGCLITAAQSGAQWGYAMVLPQIALIPILFMVQEITVRLGVVTGKGHGTLIREHFGTGWAWFSGATLFISAIGALLTEFVGVAGVGELFGIPRTVTIPVATAALVGVCFTRGYARVERIGIVVGLGELAFIPAMLLAHPRWSDLSHGLRQFPVHHASYLFLLAANIGAVVMPWMIFYQQSAIVDKGLRRDQLADERRDTAVGSVLTQVIMIVVVVAFAATVFTTRRGAPLNSVADLAHGLAPATGTGVADVLAGSWGLAEVLRWRHSLNESLNRGNWKFYAVYILAHVVGAVLVLASVDLVSLAVDVEVMNALLLPVTLTFLLLLEAKALPAEYRMHGPYRWVCTGLSVVVIGFGLYMIPQALGW, encoded by the coding sequence ATGAGCGCTGCTGCCCTGCCTTCCGCCCGGGTCCGCTCACGGGGGCGCCTGTCCGCGCTGTGGGGGCCGGGCCTGATCGTCATGCTCGCCGACACCGATGCTGGATGCCTGATCACCGCGGCCCAGTCCGGCGCGCAGTGGGGGTACGCGATGGTGCTGCCCCAGATCGCCCTGATCCCCATCCTGTTCATGGTCCAGGAGATCACCGTCCGACTTGGTGTGGTCACCGGCAAAGGGCACGGCACCCTCATCCGTGAGCACTTCGGCACGGGATGGGCATGGTTCTCCGGCGCCACCTTGTTCATCTCGGCGATCGGCGCCCTGCTGACGGAGTTCGTCGGCGTGGCCGGCGTGGGTGAACTGTTCGGCATCCCCCGCACCGTCACGATTCCCGTGGCGACCGCTGCACTGGTGGGAGTCTGTTTCACGCGCGGGTACGCGCGGGTGGAGCGGATCGGGATCGTCGTCGGGCTGGGGGAGCTGGCCTTCATCCCGGCGATGCTGCTGGCCCACCCGCGCTGGTCGGACCTGTCCCACGGCCTGCGCCAGTTCCCGGTGCACCATGCGTCCTACCTGTTCCTGCTGGCCGCCAACATCGGTGCCGTGGTGATGCCGTGGATGATCTTCTACCAGCAGAGCGCGATCGTGGACAAGGGCCTGCGGCGCGACCAGCTGGCGGATGAGCGTCGGGACACCGCTGTCGGGTCCGTGTTGACCCAGGTGATCATGATCGTCGTGGTGGTCGCCTTCGCTGCCACCGTGTTCACCACGCGGCGAGGCGCCCCGCTCAACAGCGTGGCGGACCTCGCGCATGGCCTGGCGCCGGCGACGGGTACCGGTGTCGCCGATGTGCTGGCCGGGTCGTGGGGGCTGGCCGAGGTGCTGCGGTGGCGGCACAGCCTCAACGAATCCCTCAACCGGGGCAACTGGAAGTTCTACGCCGTCTACATCCTCGCCCACGTGGTCGGGGCTGTGCTGGTGCTCGCCAGCGTCGACCTCGTCAGTCTTGCGGTGGACGTCGAGGTGATGAACGCGCTGCTGCTGCCCGTCACGCTGACCTTCCTGCTGCTGCTCGAGGCGAAGGCGCTGCCCGCAGAATACCGCATGCACGGCCCCTATCGCTGGGTGTGCACTGGGCTTTCCGTCGTCGTGATCGGTTTCGGGCTGTACATGATCCCCCAGGCACTGGGCTGGTGA
- a CDS encoding IS481 family transposase codes for MTHANAPLTPAGRLRLAACIVDDGWPLRRAAERFQVSPATAKRWADRYRAGQPLIDHSSRPAHSPNRLSRRTEHRIVGLRFTRRWGPHRIAYHLHIPRSTVGRVLERYHMPVLANTDQATGLPVRRPDPVRYEKQAPGDLIHVDIKKQGRIPDGGGWRAFGRGSVQDRTARAAGDRAARAGAPASRGYRYLHHAVDDHSRVAYSEICDDEKKETAAGFMTRALTFFESIGVAVKAVMTDNGACYRSRVFSQVLDDAKIGHKWTRPYRPQTNGKVERFNRSLAAEWAYARDYTSETEREAAYTEWLHHYNHHRPHTVVPLMVV; via the coding sequence GTGACCCACGCTAACGCACCCCTGACCCCCGCTGGAAGGCTCCGGCTGGCCGCCTGCATCGTCGACGACGGCTGGCCCCTGAGACGGGCTGCTGAGCGCTTCCAGGTGAGTCCGGCCACCGCGAAACGCTGGGCCGATCGCTATCGTGCCGGCCAGCCGCTGATCGATCACTCCTCCCGGCCGGCTCACAGCCCCAACCGGTTGTCGCGGCGCACCGAGCACCGGATTGTCGGGCTGCGGTTCACCCGGCGGTGGGGGCCTCATCGGATCGCCTACCACCTGCACATTCCCCGCTCCACCGTGGGGCGTGTCCTGGAGCGCTACCACATGCCTGTGCTGGCCAACACCGATCAGGCCACGGGCCTGCCCGTGCGCCGCCCCGACCCTGTCCGCTACGAGAAACAGGCCCCCGGGGACCTGATCCACGTCGACATCAAGAAGCAGGGCCGTATCCCCGACGGGGGCGGCTGGCGGGCCTTCGGGCGCGGATCGGTCCAGGACCGAACGGCACGGGCCGCAGGAGACCGCGCCGCGCGGGCGGGCGCGCCCGCATCTCGGGGCTACCGGTATCTTCATCACGCCGTCGACGATCACTCCAGAGTCGCCTACTCCGAGATCTGTGACGACGAGAAGAAGGAGACCGCTGCGGGGTTCATGACCCGGGCTCTGACCTTCTTCGAATCCATCGGGGTCGCCGTAAAGGCCGTGATGACCGACAACGGGGCCTGCTACCGGTCCCGGGTCTTCAGCCAGGTCCTCGACGACGCCAAGATCGGTCACAAGTGGACCCGGCCGTACCGGCCTCAGACCAACGGCAAGGTCGAACGGTTCAACCGGTCCCTGGCCGCCGAGTGGGCCTACGCCCGCGACTACACCAGTGAAACTGAACGCGAAGCGGCCTACACGGAATGGTTGCATCACTACAATCACCACAGACCCCACACAGTAGTGCCCCTTATGGTGGTGTAA
- a CDS encoding TlpA family protein disulfide reductase — protein MSGLTRRALFGRASLALSGAGAAAALAGCSSSTGVRAEDGFAAGDGTVTLVDPAQRTPLPSLSGTTLDGNPLDLSQYKRKVIVLNVWGSWCPPCRHEAPQLVAASAKTTGVAQFVGIDTRDTNKAAAQAFVRNARIGYPSLYDPDGALLLRLRSVPPKAIPSTLVVDRQGRRRAGARGGACHHVGGHGPRCRGGQVTPLDVQAALLAAQYGTPI, from the coding sequence ATGAGCGGCCTGACGCGCCGTGCGCTGTTCGGCCGCGCGTCGCTCGCCCTGTCCGGGGCCGGGGCGGCGGCCGCGCTCGCGGGCTGCTCCTCCAGCACCGGTGTGAGGGCCGAGGACGGTTTCGCCGCCGGGGACGGCACCGTCACCCTCGTCGACCCCGCCCAGCGCACGCCGCTGCCCAGCCTGTCGGGCACCACCCTGGACGGCAACCCGCTCGACCTGTCCCAGTACAAAAGAAAGGTCATCGTGCTCAACGTGTGGGGCTCCTGGTGCCCGCCGTGCCGGCACGAGGCCCCGCAACTGGTCGCGGCGTCAGCGAAGACCACGGGAGTGGCGCAGTTCGTCGGTATCGACACCCGCGACACCAACAAGGCCGCCGCGCAGGCGTTCGTCCGCAACGCGAGGATCGGCTACCCGAGCCTGTACGACCCCGACGGTGCGCTGCTGCTGCGGCTGCGGTCCGTGCCGCCGAAGGCGATCCCCAGCACCCTGGTCGTCGACCGGCAGGGACGCCGCCGCGCGGGTGCTCGGGGAGGTGCGTGCCACCACGTTGGTGGCCATGGTCCACGATGTCGCGGCGGGCAGGTGACGCCGCTCGACGTCCAGGCAGCGCTCTTGGCAGCCCAGTACGGGACGCCCATCTGA
- a CDS encoding S8 family peptidase has protein sequence MSRPGAARQGERLTPQFKVLKDAFASERARLSLEAPDEIDPALVVVFDLAGTVKDFQNAINRVEGLEFLSELVADRSTPDDDFHMVERTGARTDKRVAHSLYLVMSNSKAIDELLRLFTLWQAGPSAAFEYGLGKFKAAFEQLTAIRRWSAEDRIRETGLLERWEETVSMIGQSVSTVLVEVELWHRRNSEQRTLAEAHVEHIVTSSGGRVVDRSQIVEIEYHALLVELPIQQVQYVLANGAEAIRLLTSDDVMFVSPFTPMSVSPTTLEPEALTDLLPAERSDGKPRVALLDGLPFANHVALQGRLLIDDPDGLGEAYPVAARHHGTAMASLIIHGDITEGSEPLDRPLYVRPILRPHEFIAGQEQVVPDRLLPDLLHRAIRRMMVGEGNQPAAAPSVRVVNLSIGAQTRALTRIMSPAGRLLDWLASSYNLLFVVSAGNHVDELTIPSEATRDVAAARVAATRAVYGSGLLRGILPPGDALNALTVGASHSDALGEVEATDTVWDITRPDAPALYEAVGPGVDRSIKPDLHHSGGRALYTRPVIDPNQERVSISLARTGATGPGQQVAAPGTGGAVNRTAFTHGTSNATALVTREASRIFDILEADQPDAEDAPLPDPQYHPLLARALLAHASSWGIWEETLRHDLGLSGQEARRQLTAMLGYGRLDLDRLATAATNRAVMLAGGHIGRNERHTYEVPLPISLRAKAEWHRFTITLAFAAPTVGQLARYRSAKVYFSTPDTKLAGGDRSDAERNAVRRGSLQHEIVQGSRAMSFVEGDSFPIHVECMDDAQRLPTSSTIRYALVVSVETAERTSNTIYEEVRDRLRARALVQNRIRP, from the coding sequence TTGTCCAGGCCGGGAGCGGCTCGGCAGGGCGAGCGGCTGACGCCACAGTTCAAGGTCCTCAAAGATGCGTTCGCGAGCGAGCGTGCTCGGCTGAGCCTCGAAGCGCCCGATGAGATCGACCCGGCACTCGTTGTCGTGTTCGATTTGGCTGGAACCGTCAAAGATTTTCAAAACGCGATAAACCGCGTCGAAGGTTTGGAGTTTCTATCGGAACTCGTCGCCGACCGCTCCACTCCTGACGACGACTTTCACATGGTTGAACGTACTGGTGCACGAACGGACAAACGCGTAGCGCACTCTCTATACCTTGTCATGTCGAACTCAAAGGCTATTGACGAATTGCTTCGTCTCTTCACACTGTGGCAGGCAGGCCCGTCGGCAGCGTTCGAGTATGGTCTCGGAAAGTTCAAGGCTGCGTTCGAGCAACTCACTGCGATCCGTCGATGGAGCGCTGAGGACCGCATCCGAGAGACTGGCCTTCTTGAGAGGTGGGAAGAGACTGTCAGCATGATCGGGCAGTCGGTCAGCACTGTGCTGGTCGAAGTCGAGCTGTGGCATCGTCGGAACTCTGAACAGCGGACGTTAGCTGAAGCCCATGTCGAACACATCGTCACCTCAAGTGGTGGTCGTGTCGTGGACCGGTCACAAATTGTCGAGATTGAATACCATGCGTTATTGGTCGAGCTTCCGATCCAGCAGGTTCAATATGTGCTTGCCAACGGGGCCGAGGCGATACGCCTCCTCACGAGTGATGATGTCATGTTTGTGAGCCCCTTCACGCCGATGAGCGTTTCTCCAACTACTCTTGAGCCAGAGGCGTTGACCGACCTGCTACCCGCCGAGCGGAGTGACGGCAAACCTCGGGTAGCTTTGCTCGACGGGCTGCCGTTTGCAAACCATGTCGCGCTCCAGGGGCGTCTCCTGATCGACGATCCCGACGGATTGGGCGAAGCTTATCCTGTCGCTGCACGTCACCACGGAACAGCGATGGCATCGCTCATCATTCATGGTGATATCACAGAAGGTTCGGAACCTCTTGACCGTCCCCTATACGTCCGACCAATCCTCCGACCCCATGAGTTCATTGCTGGGCAGGAGCAGGTAGTCCCGGATCGTCTACTTCCTGATCTGCTTCATCGCGCAATCAGACGGATGATGGTCGGCGAGGGCAATCAACCTGCCGCAGCGCCGAGCGTCCGGGTTGTCAACTTGTCTATTGGGGCGCAGACGCGAGCGTTGACACGAATAATGAGTCCGGCTGGACGGCTTTTGGACTGGCTCGCAAGCTCTTACAACCTTCTTTTTGTCGTAAGTGCGGGGAATCACGTAGACGAGCTCACGATTCCCAGCGAGGCCACGCGTGACGTCGCCGCGGCCCGTGTTGCTGCGACGCGCGCCGTGTACGGTTCCGGCCTCCTCCGTGGCATCCTGCCGCCCGGTGACGCGCTCAATGCGCTAACTGTCGGTGCGAGTCACTCTGATGCACTCGGTGAGGTTGAGGCGACCGACACTGTGTGGGACATCACTCGGCCGGATGCTCCAGCTCTCTATGAAGCTGTTGGGCCTGGTGTCGACCGATCCATCAAGCCCGACTTGCATCACAGTGGTGGCCGTGCGCTTTACACGCGACCAGTCATCGATCCAAATCAGGAACGAGTGTCGATCTCCCTGGCGCGCACCGGCGCAACTGGGCCGGGGCAACAAGTAGCGGCTCCAGGAACTGGTGGGGCCGTCAACCGCACGGCGTTTACGCACGGCACTAGCAATGCGACCGCCCTCGTGACCCGCGAAGCCAGCAGAATCTTCGACATCCTCGAAGCTGACCAGCCTGACGCTGAGGATGCCCCGCTGCCGGACCCGCAGTACCATCCACTTCTTGCTCGGGCCCTTCTCGCTCATGCAAGCAGCTGGGGAATCTGGGAGGAGACGCTCCGTCATGATTTGGGCCTCAGCGGCCAGGAAGCGCGTCGTCAGCTGACCGCCATGCTCGGGTATGGTCGTCTCGATTTGGATCGACTCGCTACGGCTGCGACCAACCGGGCGGTGATGCTCGCTGGTGGTCATATCGGGCGAAACGAGCGACATACTTACGAGGTTCCTCTGCCAATCTCGCTGCGCGCGAAGGCGGAGTGGCACCGCTTCACGATCACCCTCGCGTTCGCGGCACCAACCGTCGGTCAGCTGGCTCGATATCGCAGTGCGAAGGTCTACTTCAGTACGCCGGATACGAAGCTTGCAGGTGGAGATCGTTCGGATGCCGAGCGCAACGCAGTTCGAAGGGGGAGTCTTCAGCACGAGATAGTGCAGGGATCCCGGGCGATGTCCTTCGTCGAAGGAGATAGTTTTCCAATACACGTGGAATGCATGGATGATGCTCAACGACTTCCTACCAGTAGCACAATCCGATATGCGTTAGTTGTTTCCGTCGAGACCGCAGAACGAACGTCAAACACGATCTACGAAGAGGTACGTGACCGTCTGCGTGCACGCGCCCTTGTCCAGAATCGCATCAGACCATAG
- a CDS encoding cytochrome c biogenesis CcdA family protein, with product MMGTDLLATGSILAAFFAGMVALFAPCCIVFLAPSYLAAAVKNNRWRLLPLTFVFAAGLAVVLVPITLGVSLISGAIAKYHQPLYWAGGLLMIGLGVLALSGRMWSMPSMLRAPATGRGDSATFFSLGVFSGIASSCCAPVLAGVMTLSALSSNPVGGLMLGLAFVFGMVIPLFVMALVWDAANLSQRRWGKAHPLHLRMAGRDIHTTSINLLVAVAFWVMGIWVIVLAQARTMTGPGNWFQRAAGAWVSDTARRILTVLAPIPDPVLGLALLAVAAAFVWFTLRERRHDTHTPTGSADHAHCHDQHHTNVRTPA from the coding sequence ATGATGGGAACCGACCTGCTCGCCACCGGCAGCATCCTGGCCGCCTTCTTCGCCGGCATGGTCGCACTGTTCGCGCCCTGCTGCATCGTGTTCCTCGCGCCCTCCTACCTCGCCGCGGCAGTCAAGAACAACCGCTGGCGGCTGCTGCCGCTGACCTTCGTGTTCGCTGCCGGGCTCGCCGTCGTGCTGGTGCCGATCACCCTGGGCGTCAGCCTCATCTCCGGCGCCATCGCCAAGTACCACCAGCCGCTCTACTGGGCCGGTGGGCTGCTGATGATCGGCCTCGGCGTCCTGGCCCTGTCCGGGCGGATGTGGTCGATGCCGTCCATGCTGCGCGCCCCAGCCACCGGCCGCGGCGACTCGGCCACCTTCTTCAGCCTCGGCGTGTTCTCCGGCATCGCCTCCAGCTGCTGCGCCCCCGTCCTGGCCGGAGTCATGACCCTCTCGGCCCTGTCCAGCAATCCTGTCGGTGGGCTGATGCTGGGGCTGGCGTTCGTGTTCGGCATGGTCATCCCGCTGTTCGTGATGGCGCTGGTGTGGGACGCCGCGAACCTCAGCCAGCGCCGCTGGGGCAAGGCGCATCCCCTCCACCTGCGCATGGCCGGACGCGACATCCACACCACCAGCATCAACCTCCTCGTCGCCGTCGCCTTCTGGGTGATGGGCATCTGGGTCATCGTCCTCGCCCAGGCAAGGACAATGACCGGCCCCGGCAACTGGTTCCAGCGTGCCGCCGGCGCCTGGGTCAGCGACACCGCCCGCCGGATCCTCACCGTGCTCGCACCCATCCCCGACCCGGTCCTCGGCCTGGCGCTGCTCGCCGTCGCCGCCGCGTTCGTCTGGTTCACGCTGCGCGAGCGGCGCCACGACACGCACACCCCCACCGGTTCCGCGGACCACGCCCACTGCCACGACCAGCACCACACCAACGTCAGGACACCCGCATGA
- a CDS encoding peroxiredoxin family protein, which produces MSTTRNPRTSSRREQLHQQQHADALAQAKRRRTRRLLGALAAVIAVVIIGLGLWSARPKNGATSGTAPQFSLTTTAGTTVSLSDYRGRPVLLYFNEGAGCGACTQQMATIEKDPAFQKSGITVLPIVMNTKAQIQPDLDTYGVKTPYLLDDGTVSKAYDTLGKGMHADLPGHGFVLIDKSGNKVWQGDYPSMWIDPHDLLTTAKSHLSN; this is translated from the coding sequence ATGAGCACCACGCGCAACCCCCGCACCAGCAGCCGCCGCGAACAGCTGCACCAGCAACAACACGCCGATGCGCTGGCCCAGGCCAAACGGCGCCGCACCCGCCGGCTGCTCGGAGCACTCGCCGCCGTGATCGCGGTCGTCATCATCGGCCTCGGCCTGTGGAGCGCGCGCCCGAAGAACGGCGCAACCAGCGGCACCGCACCCCAGTTCAGCCTGACCACCACCGCCGGAACCACGGTGTCCCTGTCCGACTACAGGGGCAGGCCCGTACTGCTGTACTTCAACGAGGGAGCAGGCTGCGGAGCCTGCACCCAGCAGATGGCCACGATCGAGAAGGACCCGGCCTTCCAGAAGTCCGGCATCACCGTGTTACCCATCGTCATGAACACCAAGGCCCAGATCCAGCCCGACCTCGACACCTACGGCGTCAAGACCCCCTACCTGCTCGACGACGGCACCGTCTCCAAGGCCTACGACACCTTGGGCAAAGGCATGCACGCCGACCTGCCCGGCCACGGCTTCGTCCTCATCGACAAGTCGGGCAACAAGGTCTGGCAGGGCGACTACCCCTCCATGTGGATCGACCCCCACGACCTCCTGACCACCGCCAAGAGCCACCTCAGCAACTGA
- a CDS encoding thioredoxin domain-containing protein: protein MKTLLNAPGTTGAPTPAPLDVTLVSAPGCHLCEDARGELGRRATAGQVAVREVDAESDEGLDLVTRHRPALFPLVLVDGEFFSAGRLPRRKLDKLTSSAGRR from the coding sequence GTGAAAACGTTGTTGAACGCGCCGGGCACGACCGGCGCCCCCACCCCGGCCCCGTTGGACGTGACGCTGGTCAGCGCACCGGGCTGCCACCTGTGCGAGGACGCCCGCGGCGAGTTGGGCCGCCGCGCCACCGCCGGGCAGGTCGCGGTGCGCGAGGTCGACGCGGAGTCCGACGAGGGCCTCGACCTGGTCACCCGCCACCGCCCGGCCCTCTTCCCGCTGGTCTTGGTCGATGGCGAGTTCTTCAGCGCCGGCAGGCTGCCGCGCCGCAAGCTCGACAAGCTCACCAGTAGCGCCGGGCGGCGATGA